A genome region from Prionailurus viverrinus isolate Anna chromosome A3, UM_Priviv_1.0, whole genome shotgun sequence includes the following:
- the SMOX gene encoding spermine oxidase isoform X6: MQSCESSGDSANDPLSRGLRRRGQPRVVVIGAGLAGLAAAKALLEQGFTDVTVLEASTCIGGRVQSVKLGHATFELGATWIHGSHGNPIYHLAEANGLLEETTDGERSVGRISLYSKNGVACYLTNRGHRIPKDVVEEFSDLYNEVYNLTQEFFRHGKPVNAESQNSVGVFTREEVRNRIRDDPDDPEATKCLKLAMIQQYLKVESCESSSHSMDDVSLSAFGEWTEIPGAHHIIPSGFIRVVELLAEGIPAHVIQLGKPVRCVHWDQASARPRGPEIEPRGEGDHNLDAGEGGQGGEEPRGDGRDEDEQWPVLVECEDCEVIPADHVIVTVSLGVLKRQYTSFFRPGLPTEKVAAIHRLGIGTTDKIFLEFEEPFWGPECNSIQFVWEDEAESGTLTYPPELWYRKICGFDVLYPPERYGHVLSGWICGEEALVMEKCDDEAVAEICTEMLRQFTGNPNIPKPRRILRSAWGSNPYFRGSYSYTQVGSSGADVEKLAKPLPYTESSKLAPMQVLFSGEATHRKYYSTTHGALLSGQREAARLIEMYQDLFQQGT, from the exons ATGCAAAGTTGTGAATCCAGTGGCGACAGTGCGAATGACCCTCTCAGTCGTGGCCTACGGAGAAGGGGACAGCCTCGCGTGGTGGTGATCGGTGCTGGCTTGGCTGGCCTGGCTGCGGCCAAAGCACTTCTGGAGCAGGGCTTCACGGATGTCACTGTGCTCGAGGCTTCCACCTGCATCGGAGGCCGCGTGCAGAGCGTGAAACTCG GACACGCCACCTTTGAGTTGGGAGCCACCTGGATCCATGGCTCCCATGGGAATCCCATCTATCATCTAGCAGAAGCCAATGGCCTTCTGGAAGAGACAACTGATGGGGAGCGCAGCGTGGGCCGTATCAGCCTCTACTCCAAGAATGGCGTGGCCTGCTACCTCACCAACCGTGGCCACAGGATCCCCAAGGACGTGGTTGAGGAATTCAGTGATTTATACAACGAG GTCTATAACTTGACCCAGGAGTTCTTCCGGCATGGTAAACCAGTCAATGCTGAGAGTCAGAACAGCGTGGGGGTGTTCACCCGGGAGGAGGTGCGCAACCGCATCAGGGATGACCCTGACGACCCTGAGGCCACCAAGTGCCTGAAACTCGCCATGATCCAGCAGTACCTGAAG GTGGAGAGCTGTGAGAGTAGCTCGCACAGCATGGACGATGTGTCCCTGAGTGCCTTTGGGGAGTGGACCGAGATCCCCGGGGCCCACCATATCATCCCTTCGGGCTTCATTCGGGTTGTGGAGCTGCTGGCCGAGGGCATCCCCGCCCACGTCATCCAGCTGGGGAAACCCGTCCGTTGTGTGCACTGGGACCAGGCCTCGGCTCGCCCCCggggtcctgagattgagccccgggGCGAGGGTGACCACAACCTTGACGCCGGGGAGGGCGGCCAGGGGGGAGAGGAGCCCCGGGGGGATGGGCGGGATGAGGACGAGCAGTGGCCGGTGCTGGTGGAGTGTGAGGACTGCGAGGTGATCCCGGCGGACCACGTGATCGTGACCGTGTCGCTGGGCGTGCTCAAGAGGCAGTACACCAGCTTCTTCCGGCCGGGCCTGCCCACCGAGAAGGTGGCCGCCATCCACCGCCTGGGCATCGGCACCACCGACAAGATCTTTCTGGAATTCGAGGAGCCCTTCTGGGGCCCCGAGTGCAACAGCATACAGTTTGTGTGGGAGGATGAGGCGGAGAGCGGCACCCTCACCTACCCGCCTGAGCTCTGGTACCGCAAGATCTGCGGCTTCGATGTCCTCTACCCGCCCGAGCGCTACGGCCACGTGCTGAGCGGCTGGATCTGCGGCGAGGAGGCCCTCGTCATGGAGAAGTGCGACGACGAGGCGGTGGCCGAGATCTGCACGGAGATGCTGCGGCAGTTCACAG GGAACCCCAACATTCCAAAACCTCGGCGAATCCTGCGCTCGGCCTGGGGCAGCAACCCCTACTTCCGAGGCTCCTATTCGTACACGCAGGTGGGATCTAGTGGGGCAGATGTGGAGAAGCTGGCCAAGCCCCTGCCATACACCGAGAGCTCCAAGTTGGCG CCCATGCAGGTGCTGTTCTCGGGTGAGGCCACTCACCGCAAGTACTACTCCACCACCCATGGTGCTCTGCTCTCTGGCCAGCGCGAGGCTGCCCGTCTCATCGAGATGTACCAGGACCTCTTCCAGCAGGGGACCTGA
- the SMOX gene encoding spermine oxidase isoform X1 has product MQSCESSGDSANDPLSRGLRRRGQPRVVVIGAGLAGLAAAKALLEQGFTDVTVLEASTCIGGRVQSVKLGHATFELGATWIHGSHGNPIYHLAEANGLLEETTDGERSVGRISLYSKNGVACYLTNRGHRIPKDVVEEFSDLYNEVYNLTQEFFRHGKPVNAESQNSVGVFTREEVRNRIRDDPDDPEATKCLKLAMIQQYLKVESCESSSHSMDDVSLSAFGEWTEIPGAHHIIPSGFIRVVELLAEGIPAHVIQLGKPVRCVHWDQASARPRGPEIEPRGEGDHNLDAGEGGQGGEEPRGDGRDEDEQWPVLVECEDCEVIPADHVIVTVSLGVLKRQYTSFFRPGLPTEKVAAIHRLGIGTTDKIFLEFEEPFWGPECNSIQFVWEDEAESGTLTYPPELWYRKICGFDVLYPPERYGHVLSGWICGEEALVMEKCDDEAVAEICTEMLRQFTGNRGTQRDELFCWAVRREALKGQQLEPPASPPLFLRPPACWRGLALQPGRWSASCPLRGVLCVQLFIIFLPLGSCDFPTGNPNIPKPRRILRSAWGSNPYFRGSYSYTQVGSSGADVEKLAKPLPYTESSKLAQGSSSKQQPGHLLSSKCSEQSLDPNRGSIKPMQVLFSGEATHRKYYSTTHGALLSGQREAARLIEMYQDLFQQGT; this is encoded by the exons ATGCAAAGTTGTGAATCCAGTGGCGACAGTGCGAATGACCCTCTCAGTCGTGGCCTACGGAGAAGGGGACAGCCTCGCGTGGTGGTGATCGGTGCTGGCTTGGCTGGCCTGGCTGCGGCCAAAGCACTTCTGGAGCAGGGCTTCACGGATGTCACTGTGCTCGAGGCTTCCACCTGCATCGGAGGCCGCGTGCAGAGCGTGAAACTCG GACACGCCACCTTTGAGTTGGGAGCCACCTGGATCCATGGCTCCCATGGGAATCCCATCTATCATCTAGCAGAAGCCAATGGCCTTCTGGAAGAGACAACTGATGGGGAGCGCAGCGTGGGCCGTATCAGCCTCTACTCCAAGAATGGCGTGGCCTGCTACCTCACCAACCGTGGCCACAGGATCCCCAAGGACGTGGTTGAGGAATTCAGTGATTTATACAACGAG GTCTATAACTTGACCCAGGAGTTCTTCCGGCATGGTAAACCAGTCAATGCTGAGAGTCAGAACAGCGTGGGGGTGTTCACCCGGGAGGAGGTGCGCAACCGCATCAGGGATGACCCTGACGACCCTGAGGCCACCAAGTGCCTGAAACTCGCCATGATCCAGCAGTACCTGAAG GTGGAGAGCTGTGAGAGTAGCTCGCACAGCATGGACGATGTGTCCCTGAGTGCCTTTGGGGAGTGGACCGAGATCCCCGGGGCCCACCATATCATCCCTTCGGGCTTCATTCGGGTTGTGGAGCTGCTGGCCGAGGGCATCCCCGCCCACGTCATCCAGCTGGGGAAACCCGTCCGTTGTGTGCACTGGGACCAGGCCTCGGCTCGCCCCCggggtcctgagattgagccccgggGCGAGGGTGACCACAACCTTGACGCCGGGGAGGGCGGCCAGGGGGGAGAGGAGCCCCGGGGGGATGGGCGGGATGAGGACGAGCAGTGGCCGGTGCTGGTGGAGTGTGAGGACTGCGAGGTGATCCCGGCGGACCACGTGATCGTGACCGTGTCGCTGGGCGTGCTCAAGAGGCAGTACACCAGCTTCTTCCGGCCGGGCCTGCCCACCGAGAAGGTGGCCGCCATCCACCGCCTGGGCATCGGCACCACCGACAAGATCTTTCTGGAATTCGAGGAGCCCTTCTGGGGCCCCGAGTGCAACAGCATACAGTTTGTGTGGGAGGATGAGGCGGAGAGCGGCACCCTCACCTACCCGCCTGAGCTCTGGTACCGCAAGATCTGCGGCTTCGATGTCCTCTACCCGCCCGAGCGCTACGGCCACGTGCTGAGCGGCTGGATCTGCGGCGAGGAGGCCCTCGTCATGGAGAAGTGCGACGACGAGGCGGTGGCCGAGATCTGCACGGAGATGCTGCGGCAGTTCACAG GAAATCGAGGGACCCAGAGAGATGAGCTGTTTTGCTGGGCGGTCCGCAGGGAGGCACTGAAGGGCCAACAGCTAGAGCCCCCAGCCTCTCCACCCCTCTTCCTGCGTCCCCCTGCCTGCTGGCGGGGGCTGGCCTTGCAGCCAGGGAGGTGGAGTGCCAGTTGTCCGCTCAGGGGTGTCCTCTGTGTGCAGCTATTTATCATCTTCCTTCCCCTCGGCTCTTGCGACTTCCCAACAGGGAACCCCAACATTCCAAAACCTCGGCGAATCCTGCGCTCGGCCTGGGGCAGCAACCCCTACTTCCGAGGCTCCTATTCGTACACGCAGGTGGGATCTAGTGGGGCAGATGTGGAGAAGCTGGCCAAGCCCCTGCCATACACCGAGAGCTCCAAGTTGGCG CAAGGAAGCTCCTCAAAGCAGCAGCCCGGTCACCTTTTATCTTCCAAGTGCTCAGAACAGTCCCTGGACCCTAATAGGGGCTCCATAAAG CCCATGCAGGTGCTGTTCTCGGGTGAGGCCACTCACCGCAAGTACTACTCCACCACCCATGGTGCTCTGCTCTCTGGCCAGCGCGAGGCTGCCCGTCTCATCGAGATGTACCAGGACCTCTTCCAGCAGGGGACCTGA
- the SMOX gene encoding spermine oxidase isoform X4, whose amino-acid sequence MQSCESSGDSANDPLSRGLRRRGQPRVVVIGAGLAGLAAAKALLEQGFTDVTVLEASTCIGGRVQSVKLGHATFELGATWIHGSHGNPIYHLAEANGLLEETTDGERSVGRISLYSKNGVACYLTNRGHRIPKDVVEEFSDLYNEVYNLTQEFFRHGKPVNAESQNSVGVFTREEVRNRIRDDPDDPEATKCLKLAMIQQYLKVESCESSSHSMDDVSLSAFGEWTEIPGAHHIIPSGFIRVVELLAEGIPAHVIQLGKPVRCVHWDQASARPRGPEIEPRGEGDHNLDAGEGGQGGEEPRGDGRDEDEQWPVLVECEDCEVIPADHVIVTVSLGVLKRQYTSFFRPGLPTEKVAAIHRLGIGTTDKIFLEFEEPFWGPECNSIQFVWEDEAESGTLTYPPELWYRKICGFDVLYPPERYGHVLSGWICGEEALVMEKCDDEAVAEICTEMLRQFTGNRGTQRDELFCWAVRREALKGQQLEPPASPPLFLRPPACWRGLALQPGRWSASCPLRGVLCVQLFIIFLPLGSCDFPTGNPNIPKPRRILRSAWGSNPYFRGSYSYTQVGSSGADVEKLAKPLPYTESSKLAGPR is encoded by the exons ATGCAAAGTTGTGAATCCAGTGGCGACAGTGCGAATGACCCTCTCAGTCGTGGCCTACGGAGAAGGGGACAGCCTCGCGTGGTGGTGATCGGTGCTGGCTTGGCTGGCCTGGCTGCGGCCAAAGCACTTCTGGAGCAGGGCTTCACGGATGTCACTGTGCTCGAGGCTTCCACCTGCATCGGAGGCCGCGTGCAGAGCGTGAAACTCG GACACGCCACCTTTGAGTTGGGAGCCACCTGGATCCATGGCTCCCATGGGAATCCCATCTATCATCTAGCAGAAGCCAATGGCCTTCTGGAAGAGACAACTGATGGGGAGCGCAGCGTGGGCCGTATCAGCCTCTACTCCAAGAATGGCGTGGCCTGCTACCTCACCAACCGTGGCCACAGGATCCCCAAGGACGTGGTTGAGGAATTCAGTGATTTATACAACGAG GTCTATAACTTGACCCAGGAGTTCTTCCGGCATGGTAAACCAGTCAATGCTGAGAGTCAGAACAGCGTGGGGGTGTTCACCCGGGAGGAGGTGCGCAACCGCATCAGGGATGACCCTGACGACCCTGAGGCCACCAAGTGCCTGAAACTCGCCATGATCCAGCAGTACCTGAAG GTGGAGAGCTGTGAGAGTAGCTCGCACAGCATGGACGATGTGTCCCTGAGTGCCTTTGGGGAGTGGACCGAGATCCCCGGGGCCCACCATATCATCCCTTCGGGCTTCATTCGGGTTGTGGAGCTGCTGGCCGAGGGCATCCCCGCCCACGTCATCCAGCTGGGGAAACCCGTCCGTTGTGTGCACTGGGACCAGGCCTCGGCTCGCCCCCggggtcctgagattgagccccgggGCGAGGGTGACCACAACCTTGACGCCGGGGAGGGCGGCCAGGGGGGAGAGGAGCCCCGGGGGGATGGGCGGGATGAGGACGAGCAGTGGCCGGTGCTGGTGGAGTGTGAGGACTGCGAGGTGATCCCGGCGGACCACGTGATCGTGACCGTGTCGCTGGGCGTGCTCAAGAGGCAGTACACCAGCTTCTTCCGGCCGGGCCTGCCCACCGAGAAGGTGGCCGCCATCCACCGCCTGGGCATCGGCACCACCGACAAGATCTTTCTGGAATTCGAGGAGCCCTTCTGGGGCCCCGAGTGCAACAGCATACAGTTTGTGTGGGAGGATGAGGCGGAGAGCGGCACCCTCACCTACCCGCCTGAGCTCTGGTACCGCAAGATCTGCGGCTTCGATGTCCTCTACCCGCCCGAGCGCTACGGCCACGTGCTGAGCGGCTGGATCTGCGGCGAGGAGGCCCTCGTCATGGAGAAGTGCGACGACGAGGCGGTGGCCGAGATCTGCACGGAGATGCTGCGGCAGTTCACAG GAAATCGAGGGACCCAGAGAGATGAGCTGTTTTGCTGGGCGGTCCGCAGGGAGGCACTGAAGGGCCAACAGCTAGAGCCCCCAGCCTCTCCACCCCTCTTCCTGCGTCCCCCTGCCTGCTGGCGGGGGCTGGCCTTGCAGCCAGGGAGGTGGAGTGCCAGTTGTCCGCTCAGGGGTGTCCTCTGTGTGCAGCTATTTATCATCTTCCTTCCCCTCGGCTCTTGCGACTTCCCAACAGGGAACCCCAACATTCCAAAACCTCGGCGAATCCTGCGCTCGGCCTGGGGCAGCAACCCCTACTTCCGAGGCTCCTATTCGTACACGCAGGTGGGATCTAGTGGGGCAGATGTGGAGAAGCTGGCCAAGCCCCTGCCATACACCGAGAGCTCCAAGTTGGCG GGCCCACGTTGA
- the SMOX gene encoding spermine oxidase isoform X3 — protein sequence MQSCESSGDSANDPLSRGLRRRGQPRVVVIGAGLAGLAAAKALLEQGFTDVTVLEASTCIGGRVQSVKLGHATFELGATWIHGSHGNPIYHLAEANGLLEETTDGERSVGRISLYSKNGVACYLTNRGHRIPKDVVEEFSDLYNEVYNLTQEFFRHGKPVNAESQNSVGVFTREEVRNRIRDDPDDPEATKCLKLAMIQQYLKVESCESSSHSMDDVSLSAFGEWTEIPGAHHIIPSGFIRVVELLAEGIPAHVIQLGKPVRCVHWDQASARPRGPEIEPRGEGDHNLDAGEGGQGGEEPRGDGRDEDEQWPVLVECEDCEVIPADHVIVTVSLGVLKRQYTSFFRPGLPTEKVAAIHRLGIGTTDKIFLEFEEPFWGPECNSIQFVWEDEAESGTLTYPPELWYRKICGFDVLYPPERYGHVLSGWICGEEALVMEKCDDEAVAEICTEMLRQFTGNRGTQRDELFCWAVRREALKGQQLEPPASPPLFLRPPACWRGLALQPGRWSASCPLRGVLCVQLFIIFLPLGSCDFPTGNPNIPKPRRILRSAWGSNPYFRGSYSYTQVGSSGADVEKLAKPLPYTESSKLAEAPQSSSPVTFYLPSAQNSPWTLIGAP from the exons ATGCAAAGTTGTGAATCCAGTGGCGACAGTGCGAATGACCCTCTCAGTCGTGGCCTACGGAGAAGGGGACAGCCTCGCGTGGTGGTGATCGGTGCTGGCTTGGCTGGCCTGGCTGCGGCCAAAGCACTTCTGGAGCAGGGCTTCACGGATGTCACTGTGCTCGAGGCTTCCACCTGCATCGGAGGCCGCGTGCAGAGCGTGAAACTCG GACACGCCACCTTTGAGTTGGGAGCCACCTGGATCCATGGCTCCCATGGGAATCCCATCTATCATCTAGCAGAAGCCAATGGCCTTCTGGAAGAGACAACTGATGGGGAGCGCAGCGTGGGCCGTATCAGCCTCTACTCCAAGAATGGCGTGGCCTGCTACCTCACCAACCGTGGCCACAGGATCCCCAAGGACGTGGTTGAGGAATTCAGTGATTTATACAACGAG GTCTATAACTTGACCCAGGAGTTCTTCCGGCATGGTAAACCAGTCAATGCTGAGAGTCAGAACAGCGTGGGGGTGTTCACCCGGGAGGAGGTGCGCAACCGCATCAGGGATGACCCTGACGACCCTGAGGCCACCAAGTGCCTGAAACTCGCCATGATCCAGCAGTACCTGAAG GTGGAGAGCTGTGAGAGTAGCTCGCACAGCATGGACGATGTGTCCCTGAGTGCCTTTGGGGAGTGGACCGAGATCCCCGGGGCCCACCATATCATCCCTTCGGGCTTCATTCGGGTTGTGGAGCTGCTGGCCGAGGGCATCCCCGCCCACGTCATCCAGCTGGGGAAACCCGTCCGTTGTGTGCACTGGGACCAGGCCTCGGCTCGCCCCCggggtcctgagattgagccccgggGCGAGGGTGACCACAACCTTGACGCCGGGGAGGGCGGCCAGGGGGGAGAGGAGCCCCGGGGGGATGGGCGGGATGAGGACGAGCAGTGGCCGGTGCTGGTGGAGTGTGAGGACTGCGAGGTGATCCCGGCGGACCACGTGATCGTGACCGTGTCGCTGGGCGTGCTCAAGAGGCAGTACACCAGCTTCTTCCGGCCGGGCCTGCCCACCGAGAAGGTGGCCGCCATCCACCGCCTGGGCATCGGCACCACCGACAAGATCTTTCTGGAATTCGAGGAGCCCTTCTGGGGCCCCGAGTGCAACAGCATACAGTTTGTGTGGGAGGATGAGGCGGAGAGCGGCACCCTCACCTACCCGCCTGAGCTCTGGTACCGCAAGATCTGCGGCTTCGATGTCCTCTACCCGCCCGAGCGCTACGGCCACGTGCTGAGCGGCTGGATCTGCGGCGAGGAGGCCCTCGTCATGGAGAAGTGCGACGACGAGGCGGTGGCCGAGATCTGCACGGAGATGCTGCGGCAGTTCACAG GAAATCGAGGGACCCAGAGAGATGAGCTGTTTTGCTGGGCGGTCCGCAGGGAGGCACTGAAGGGCCAACAGCTAGAGCCCCCAGCCTCTCCACCCCTCTTCCTGCGTCCCCCTGCCTGCTGGCGGGGGCTGGCCTTGCAGCCAGGGAGGTGGAGTGCCAGTTGTCCGCTCAGGGGTGTCCTCTGTGTGCAGCTATTTATCATCTTCCTTCCCCTCGGCTCTTGCGACTTCCCAACAGGGAACCCCAACATTCCAAAACCTCGGCGAATCCTGCGCTCGGCCTGGGGCAGCAACCCCTACTTCCGAGGCTCCTATTCGTACACGCAGGTGGGATCTAGTGGGGCAGATGTGGAGAAGCTGGCCAAGCCCCTGCCATACACCGAGAGCTCCAAGTTGGCG GAAGCTCCTCAAAGCAGCAGCCCGGTCACCTTTTATCTTCCAAGTGCTCAGAACAGTCCCTGGACCCTAATAGGGGCTCCATAA
- the SMOX gene encoding spermine oxidase isoform X2, with amino-acid sequence MQSCESSGDSANDPLSRGLRRRGQPRVVVIGAGLAGLAAAKALLEQGFTDVTVLEASTCIGGRVQSVKLGHATFELGATWIHGSHGNPIYHLAEANGLLEETTDGERSVGRISLYSKNGVACYLTNRGHRIPKDVVEEFSDLYNEVYNLTQEFFRHGKPVNAESQNSVGVFTREEVRNRIRDDPDDPEATKCLKLAMIQQYLKVESCESSSHSMDDVSLSAFGEWTEIPGAHHIIPSGFIRVVELLAEGIPAHVIQLGKPVRCVHWDQASARPRGPEIEPRGEGDHNLDAGEGGQGGEEPRGDGRDEDEQWPVLVECEDCEVIPADHVIVTVSLGVLKRQYTSFFRPGLPTEKVAAIHRLGIGTTDKIFLEFEEPFWGPECNSIQFVWEDEAESGTLTYPPELWYRKICGFDVLYPPERYGHVLSGWICGEEALVMEKCDDEAVAEICTEMLRQFTGNRGTQRDELFCWAVRREALKGQQLEPPASPPLFLRPPACWRGLALQPGRWSASCPLRGVLCVQLFIIFLPLGSCDFPTGNPNIPKPRRILRSAWGSNPYFRGSYSYTQVGSSGADVEKLAKPLPYTESSKLAPMQVLFSGEATHRKYYSTTHGALLSGQREAARLIEMYQDLFQQGT; translated from the exons ATGCAAAGTTGTGAATCCAGTGGCGACAGTGCGAATGACCCTCTCAGTCGTGGCCTACGGAGAAGGGGACAGCCTCGCGTGGTGGTGATCGGTGCTGGCTTGGCTGGCCTGGCTGCGGCCAAAGCACTTCTGGAGCAGGGCTTCACGGATGTCACTGTGCTCGAGGCTTCCACCTGCATCGGAGGCCGCGTGCAGAGCGTGAAACTCG GACACGCCACCTTTGAGTTGGGAGCCACCTGGATCCATGGCTCCCATGGGAATCCCATCTATCATCTAGCAGAAGCCAATGGCCTTCTGGAAGAGACAACTGATGGGGAGCGCAGCGTGGGCCGTATCAGCCTCTACTCCAAGAATGGCGTGGCCTGCTACCTCACCAACCGTGGCCACAGGATCCCCAAGGACGTGGTTGAGGAATTCAGTGATTTATACAACGAG GTCTATAACTTGACCCAGGAGTTCTTCCGGCATGGTAAACCAGTCAATGCTGAGAGTCAGAACAGCGTGGGGGTGTTCACCCGGGAGGAGGTGCGCAACCGCATCAGGGATGACCCTGACGACCCTGAGGCCACCAAGTGCCTGAAACTCGCCATGATCCAGCAGTACCTGAAG GTGGAGAGCTGTGAGAGTAGCTCGCACAGCATGGACGATGTGTCCCTGAGTGCCTTTGGGGAGTGGACCGAGATCCCCGGGGCCCACCATATCATCCCTTCGGGCTTCATTCGGGTTGTGGAGCTGCTGGCCGAGGGCATCCCCGCCCACGTCATCCAGCTGGGGAAACCCGTCCGTTGTGTGCACTGGGACCAGGCCTCGGCTCGCCCCCggggtcctgagattgagccccgggGCGAGGGTGACCACAACCTTGACGCCGGGGAGGGCGGCCAGGGGGGAGAGGAGCCCCGGGGGGATGGGCGGGATGAGGACGAGCAGTGGCCGGTGCTGGTGGAGTGTGAGGACTGCGAGGTGATCCCGGCGGACCACGTGATCGTGACCGTGTCGCTGGGCGTGCTCAAGAGGCAGTACACCAGCTTCTTCCGGCCGGGCCTGCCCACCGAGAAGGTGGCCGCCATCCACCGCCTGGGCATCGGCACCACCGACAAGATCTTTCTGGAATTCGAGGAGCCCTTCTGGGGCCCCGAGTGCAACAGCATACAGTTTGTGTGGGAGGATGAGGCGGAGAGCGGCACCCTCACCTACCCGCCTGAGCTCTGGTACCGCAAGATCTGCGGCTTCGATGTCCTCTACCCGCCCGAGCGCTACGGCCACGTGCTGAGCGGCTGGATCTGCGGCGAGGAGGCCCTCGTCATGGAGAAGTGCGACGACGAGGCGGTGGCCGAGATCTGCACGGAGATGCTGCGGCAGTTCACAG GAAATCGAGGGACCCAGAGAGATGAGCTGTTTTGCTGGGCGGTCCGCAGGGAGGCACTGAAGGGCCAACAGCTAGAGCCCCCAGCCTCTCCACCCCTCTTCCTGCGTCCCCCTGCCTGCTGGCGGGGGCTGGCCTTGCAGCCAGGGAGGTGGAGTGCCAGTTGTCCGCTCAGGGGTGTCCTCTGTGTGCAGCTATTTATCATCTTCCTTCCCCTCGGCTCTTGCGACTTCCCAACAGGGAACCCCAACATTCCAAAACCTCGGCGAATCCTGCGCTCGGCCTGGGGCAGCAACCCCTACTTCCGAGGCTCCTATTCGTACACGCAGGTGGGATCTAGTGGGGCAGATGTGGAGAAGCTGGCCAAGCCCCTGCCATACACCGAGAGCTCCAAGTTGGCG CCCATGCAGGTGCTGTTCTCGGGTGAGGCCACTCACCGCAAGTACTACTCCACCACCCATGGTGCTCTGCTCTCTGGCCAGCGCGAGGCTGCCCGTCTCATCGAGATGTACCAGGACCTCTTCCAGCAGGGGACCTGA
- the SMOX gene encoding spermine oxidase isoform X5 encodes MQSCESSGDSANDPLSRGLRRRGQPRVVVIGAGLAGLAAAKALLEQGFTDVTVLEASTCIGGRVQSVKLGHATFELGATWIHGSHGNPIYHLAEANGLLEETTDGERSVGRISLYSKNGVACYLTNRGHRIPKDVVEEFSDLYNEVYNLTQEFFRHGKPVNAESQNSVGVFTREEVRNRIRDDPDDPEATKCLKLAMIQQYLKVESCESSSHSMDDVSLSAFGEWTEIPGAHHIIPSGFIRVVELLAEGIPAHVIQLGKPVRCVHWDQASARPRGPEIEPRGEGDHNLDAGEGGQGGEEPRGDGRDEDEQWPVLVECEDCEVIPADHVIVTVSLGVLKRQYTSFFRPGLPTEKVAAIHRLGIGTTDKIFLEFEEPFWGPECNSIQFVWEDEAESGTLTYPPELWYRKICGFDVLYPPERYGHVLSGWICGEEALVMEKCDDEAVAEICTEMLRQFTGNPNIPKPRRILRSAWGSNPYFRGSYSYTQVGSSGADVEKLAKPLPYTESSKLAQGSSSKQQPGHLLSSKCSEQSLDPNRGSIKPMQVLFSGEATHRKYYSTTHGALLSGQREAARLIEMYQDLFQQGT; translated from the exons ATGCAAAGTTGTGAATCCAGTGGCGACAGTGCGAATGACCCTCTCAGTCGTGGCCTACGGAGAAGGGGACAGCCTCGCGTGGTGGTGATCGGTGCTGGCTTGGCTGGCCTGGCTGCGGCCAAAGCACTTCTGGAGCAGGGCTTCACGGATGTCACTGTGCTCGAGGCTTCCACCTGCATCGGAGGCCGCGTGCAGAGCGTGAAACTCG GACACGCCACCTTTGAGTTGGGAGCCACCTGGATCCATGGCTCCCATGGGAATCCCATCTATCATCTAGCAGAAGCCAATGGCCTTCTGGAAGAGACAACTGATGGGGAGCGCAGCGTGGGCCGTATCAGCCTCTACTCCAAGAATGGCGTGGCCTGCTACCTCACCAACCGTGGCCACAGGATCCCCAAGGACGTGGTTGAGGAATTCAGTGATTTATACAACGAG GTCTATAACTTGACCCAGGAGTTCTTCCGGCATGGTAAACCAGTCAATGCTGAGAGTCAGAACAGCGTGGGGGTGTTCACCCGGGAGGAGGTGCGCAACCGCATCAGGGATGACCCTGACGACCCTGAGGCCACCAAGTGCCTGAAACTCGCCATGATCCAGCAGTACCTGAAG GTGGAGAGCTGTGAGAGTAGCTCGCACAGCATGGACGATGTGTCCCTGAGTGCCTTTGGGGAGTGGACCGAGATCCCCGGGGCCCACCATATCATCCCTTCGGGCTTCATTCGGGTTGTGGAGCTGCTGGCCGAGGGCATCCCCGCCCACGTCATCCAGCTGGGGAAACCCGTCCGTTGTGTGCACTGGGACCAGGCCTCGGCTCGCCCCCggggtcctgagattgagccccgggGCGAGGGTGACCACAACCTTGACGCCGGGGAGGGCGGCCAGGGGGGAGAGGAGCCCCGGGGGGATGGGCGGGATGAGGACGAGCAGTGGCCGGTGCTGGTGGAGTGTGAGGACTGCGAGGTGATCCCGGCGGACCACGTGATCGTGACCGTGTCGCTGGGCGTGCTCAAGAGGCAGTACACCAGCTTCTTCCGGCCGGGCCTGCCCACCGAGAAGGTGGCCGCCATCCACCGCCTGGGCATCGGCACCACCGACAAGATCTTTCTGGAATTCGAGGAGCCCTTCTGGGGCCCCGAGTGCAACAGCATACAGTTTGTGTGGGAGGATGAGGCGGAGAGCGGCACCCTCACCTACCCGCCTGAGCTCTGGTACCGCAAGATCTGCGGCTTCGATGTCCTCTACCCGCCCGAGCGCTACGGCCACGTGCTGAGCGGCTGGATCTGCGGCGAGGAGGCCCTCGTCATGGAGAAGTGCGACGACGAGGCGGTGGCCGAGATCTGCACGGAGATGCTGCGGCAGTTCACAG GGAACCCCAACATTCCAAAACCTCGGCGAATCCTGCGCTCGGCCTGGGGCAGCAACCCCTACTTCCGAGGCTCCTATTCGTACACGCAGGTGGGATCTAGTGGGGCAGATGTGGAGAAGCTGGCCAAGCCCCTGCCATACACCGAGAGCTCCAAGTTGGCG CAAGGAAGCTCCTCAAAGCAGCAGCCCGGTCACCTTTTATCTTCCAAGTGCTCAGAACAGTCCCTGGACCCTAATAGGGGCTCCATAAAG CCCATGCAGGTGCTGTTCTCGGGTGAGGCCACTCACCGCAAGTACTACTCCACCACCCATGGTGCTCTGCTCTCTGGCCAGCGCGAGGCTGCCCGTCTCATCGAGATGTACCAGGACCTCTTCCAGCAGGGGACCTGA